The stretch of DNA AAAAGTACATGTTTTTTTATGCATAAACAATGTATAGGGATTACGAAATATTCTCCCACATAAACAAATATGTTTATGTTTgtcataatattttatatctgaTATATTGTTACTCTTATTCTCATTTTGCAAAATTTTCTCTTTATTCTTATGGAATTCAGAATTATCATTATTTGTATATTCAAAAGGCGTGTGCATAGAACTGAATTTCGATTGTAAGTATATGGGAGAATTGAAATATCTGTTTCTGGATAAATGGAAATTCTCTTTCGTTTCTCCACGACTACGATGAATACGTATATGTTCATAAAAACTCCTCATTGTATAAATACCAAGGCATATGTCACATTGACGAGAGCCTTGCCTGCGTTTCCTgcataattttcttcttttattttgaaTATCATGTTCTTTTGCAATAACTTTACCCACAGTTTCGTTTTCGTCAttagaaaattttctttttaatttattgctTTTTAAGACAGTACATGTTTCATTTAAATTCTTTAACATAAAATCAGGGGATTCAATTTTATGATAATCAGTTAAGTGTTTTCTTATATTCCTTACAACCTGTTGACACAATGTGCATGTTGATAAAGCTGTAGAATTCCGTGTACAGATTACTTTTTCATTTTGTCTTACTTCTTTAGTTAATTTCTTTTCTTGTTCATTTTGTGTAGTTCCATTGATATGAATATCATTATTATTGCATACAAGACCATTAGATTTACTTCTTCTTGAGTGAAGATTTGGGACaactgtattattattatttgatgaCGACATATATTGTAATAATGAAGCCTCAGtatgtaatttattttcacttttCTTTAATGAAACCTTTTCAAAATTATCTTCCTCTTTCTCAACAATATTAGGATCTTTTTCTTTCACTTTATCAGGATTTTTGAGATATCGTCTTGGTGCTATGTAAATACCATGTATTTTTTCTGAATGATATCTCAACCTCCGATTTTCagtatattgccttccacatatagAACAATGAAATAACTTTTTTTTGGATTTcacataaaatttaaaatttggcAATTCCGTGTTGTTGTTACCTAATACTGGTTGGTATTCGATATATAATGGTTTTGAAGTTGTTATTTCCGATGGCAGTGCATTAGATGTATCAATCTTAGTTGTACCTTGtacattttttataacttttagTGTTTCCCATATTTTATCACATCTTTCAAGTAAAATAATgggatcttttattttatatggaATAGTCAAAGGAATTGGTGTTACCTCTCCTCTCTAAAATTATGAAACACATAAAAACAGTTATTATGTACATGAGTTTctatttcattaatattttacttaaataaaatttatattgttataataaataGTGTAAAGTACAGTTTAACATCCTTCTTTATCTTTTACAATGTCATATTTACCATAACTTATAAAATTAAGTAGCTTAGTATAGTTTATATAACATTCTTCCATAAGTATtcttaaataaatgtataattatcttaatgaatattaataaaatatgtgcttcataaaataatatatctagTATGTTCAACGTTAaacttaaaattattattacattataaaatgatcatttcttttatattatgtaCCAGGTAACAAAAACCAAATTTGAGATCACATCCATACGAGTATTCTATTCTCTCATATAATTTCATCCTCAAATcttcaaacaatttttattaataaaaaattatgttatatatcaatatttatgtatatatgtttcttaatatattaatcttcttttgaattttaataattcaaacGAATTGTAgtcaaatttatattataaaaaaaatatttactcTGCAATAAAATATcacatttacatttttatataatactGAAACATACAACTTATGTTATGACAAAAGATATGTAAATTTAAAATTCCCGCCATTAGCCAGCTAAGAAACAAGCTGATCATCCCCTTTCACAATACATAAATATGAAGTgtactttttaattataataccAAACCAAAATTTACTGAACTCTTTACAATAGTAAACTATCTTCATCTAACGATATATTTAGAACTAATTACATCTAAAAATATCTAGCTTATGTatcgaaaaaaagaagaaaaaaagaagaaagttatatatttgaaaaaaatatatatattaataattattaataattatataattacttaCCACATTTGATGTATCTTCAATTAAATCAGTTGTACTAGAACATAGAGGTTCTACTTTAGGTACACATGTTAGTAATGGTTTATGTTCAAATTCTTCAATAAATTCATCATCTCCGTAATGTTCATCTTTCTGATCAGGAGATACGTTTTCGAACATTTTAATTTAAGAAGAAGGTTAAAacctaaataaaaatttgaagtCAATACATTCTGAATATAACCGTATATAAATCACACTAAACGAGCAGACATTTTATTTCCCCCATTTCACTGCTTATCACTTCCCTCCAAaactatatataatatgtagtattatacatatatgcacactataacatataataacaaatatattataatacttaTATTAAACAATTGGTAATAGTTATGCTAAGGTAAATAAACTTAGAATTTGAATAAAAGTAGTCACaggattgttttattttatattgacTGAATTTTATATTACTATCTTGGAATCATCGCAAAAATAACAATACATTTAATATACAGATtacttatgtatatattataatacagtATTTAATATTTGGTTATACACATTTGAATGAAAGTTTCGTAAAACTCGATTGTATATGAATATGTAAgacatattatattaatttgagGTTAGTTTAAGACAAAAACATCCATcaattataatacataataccAACTTTTTCTTTGTTTGTATGTAATAAGATATAATACTGCATTTAAcatggaatttatttatttacataggTTATGTAAACATTATGTAGACACAATAATTCTATTGTGTAATTTTTCCAATTCTTTTAcatgtttatttcaattttcttggctatttaaataatgaaatatttaatgaaatattgatatatgaatattttgacaatttcaaatatgtatgtattaatctttttttaaacatgtaataataaataaaagtatttactattatatttatttatagtacACAGCACAATTCAAgatgtaaaaaataatataaattattaacatGATTTAATGTATGAAATTTCGATAATAAacttaattttgtatttttaataaattcttataacaatttatattaataaataatattagttAATAAATGTAAGCATACTTTTATTAAGCAAGTTCGATAATAACCTAGGTACCATAACATAACAAATTTTTCagtttattaaaattgaaattgttaaGTTCGAATCTTTCCAAACACaacaaaaatacaaatataatgaaatagatatttttataaacactgATATTGTGTATTATCATACCAAACATGACGAATACGATCAAATTGTTCAGTGCCAGGCATTACAgattgtaattatttttatttcatttaattttgttGCGCTATTTGTTAAATCTTTTACCCAAGGCACACAAAATAGTGGTTGCAAATTATATGTACATCTTAAAAAGGGATCCTTAAAACATTAGTCCGTCCCTGTTTGAGTCACATCATAAGACAACAACTCGGTGAATTCATTGAATGAGAcccaaattatttagaaatattagaaTTACAGCCATTTCTCAAAAACAGTATTTCACAAGACGTTTCAATCATACTACAGACATAAATAAACACAGTTATTCAACATATCTTTTTCACTGAACTAATAAGACAACTGACTGTCGCGTCAATAGGTTGGCGTTatgttacaaatatatttttacagtAAAGGTTTTTAAAATGTCAACAATTTTAACTTTACACAAGTATATAAAGCTAGATTACTTATCTAGGCTTTAGGTTCTCtaacataaaaattatatcTAGCTTCTGTACTTACATTAGCTGCTGCATCGATGTCAATGTTTCGACTGAGCTCCACACAATTTGGCATACGTTCACGAGTGTATTTTACAGTAGAATATgtacaaaaaataaatttttcttggCAAAACTAATGCGTATTCAAACAAGAATCACTTGAAGACTTGTTTCGGG from Bombus affinis isolate iyBomAffi1 chromosome 3, iyBomAffi1.2, whole genome shotgun sequence encodes:
- the LOC126914148 gene encoding uncharacterized protein LOC126914148, whose amino-acid sequence is MFENVSPDQKDEHYGDDEFIEEFEHKPLLTCVPKVEPLCSSTTDLIEDTSNVRGEVTPIPLTIPYKIKDPIILLERCDKIWETLKVIKNVQGTTKIDTSNALPSEITTSKPLYIEYQPVLGNNNTELPNFKFYVKSKKKLFHCSICGRQYTENRRLRYHSEKIHGIYIAPRRYLKNPDKVKEKDPNIVEKEEDNFEKVSLKKSENKLHTEASLLQYMSSSNNNNTVVPNLHSRRSKSNGLVCNNNDIHINGTTQNEQEKKLTKEVRQNEKVICTRNSTALSTCTLCQQVVRNIRKHLTDYHKIESPDFMLKNLNETCTVLKSNKLKRKFSNDENETVGKVIAKEHDIQNKRRKLCRKRRQGSRQCDICLGIYTMRSFYEHIRIHRSRGETKENFHLSRNRYFNSPIYLQSKFSSMHTPFEYTNNDNSEFHKNKEKILQNENKSNNISDIKYYDKHKHICLCGRIFRNPYTLFMHKKTCTFTNDVKQPIIESNVNRKSRYDTRSGSGRDSGLGINITIKKKDDSYEIIDKDNTSEDNVTSLQLQDINHPKDSNVSNEVLKLSKYSEKHSILKIQSADENIDIDIEEDSQTNSCNDIISCSSSEIVSNLCKEEKQQETKTEPNDISYKKDVKSKLGKQSNSVTVNFAKRYNICVCGSKFYTKKALEIHTNKHHSRSQLLCGYCKISLPDAIAWNKHWCSVNEGKRFIFVPMELKCHHCSDILNTYKKFDEHIKHKHFDPVVPFQCFYCSKRFSNTTSRKMHFDTDHEVTTCSICNNKCYDVMKSRHEAYHYGLGFPCHYCKRTYGSRKYLLRHMRRVPHHSLLSSMESIIN